CGGCCAGGCCGCTACGAAATCCAGAACTTCGGGCAAAAGATTCAGCACATGGAGTTTAGCGATGCCGAAACCGACGAGCTCCTGCCCTACCGCAAGGTAACGAAGGACCGCTGGGAAGTGAGCGGCGCAGCCGGCCGCAGCGTGCGGGCGCGCTACAATTTTTATGCCCACCAGATGGACGCCGGCGGCTCGTGGCTCGATGCTACCCAGCTGTACCTCAACCCGGTGCAGGCACTGCTTTACGCCGAGGGCCAGCAGGAGCTACCCTGCCAGCTTACCCTTGACCTGCCGGCCAACTGGCGCCTGGCTTGCGGCCTGCCCCAAACGCTGCCCAATACCCTGCAAGCCGCCAGCTTCGACCAGCTGGCCGATGCGCCGCTCATTGCCAGCCCTACCATTCAGCACGAGCAATACGAGGCGGGCGGCCTGCCTTTCCACGTATGGGCGCAGGGCGACGAGGCGGTAGTCAACTGGCCCCGGCTGCTGGCCGACTTTAAGGCCTTTTCGGAAGAGCAGCTGACGCTGTTCGGCGGCTTCCCGGTTACCGAATACCACTTCCTGAACCAGTTTTTGCCCTACAAGCACTACCACGGCGTGGAGCACCACAACTCGACCGTGATTGTGCTGGGGCCGGCCGAGCAGCTTATGCAGGAAACCCTATATAAGGAGCTGCTGGGCGTGAGCTGCCACGAGTTGTTTCATACCTGGAACATCAAGGCCATCCGGCCCGCCGAGATGCAGCCCTACGATTACAGCCGCGAGAATTATTTCCGCACCTGCTATATAGCCGAAGGCATTACGACCTACTATGGCGAATACCTGCTGGCGCGCAGCCACGTGCGTACGCCGGAGCAATATTTTGAGGAGCTGAACACCGTGCTGCACAAGCACTACGCCGATGCGGGCGGCCACAACCTGAGCCTGGCCGATGCCAGCATGGACCTCTGGCTCGACGGCTACAAGCCGGGCGTGCCCGACCGCAAAGTGTCGGTATACCATAAGGGCGCGCTGGCGGCGCTGCTGCTCGACCTGACCCTGCGGCAGCTGCACGGCCACGCCCGCAGCCTCGACGACGTAATGCGCCGCCTCTATGAAGAATTCGGCCAAACCGGCAAGGGCTACACCGACGAGGACTACGTGCGCGTGGTAACCGAAGTAGCCGGCCGCAAGATGCAGGTGTATTTCGACAAGTTTATCAATGGCACTGCGCCCCTGCAAGAGCCACTTGACAAGGCTCTGCACACCGTAGGCTGCCAACTGGTGGCTTACGAAAGCACCTCAGCCGCCGAAGGGAAATTTGGCTTCCGCACAGTGGTAAAAAATGAGCGCACCGAAGTAACGTACATCTGGCCCGGCTCGCCGGCCGCTGCCGCCCTTACTGTCGATGATGAGCTAGTAGCCATCAACGGCCGCCGCGTCGATATGAATCTGCAAAGCCTGCTCAGCACCGACGCACCGCACTACGAAGTGGCGGTATTCCGTCAGAACCGCTTATTGCTGGTGGAGCTGGCCGCGCAGCCAGGCCTTTCGTTCGGCCCCCGCTACGCAGTGGAAAAGCTGGCCGAAGCTGATGAAGCGCAGAAGGCCGGCTTTAGCAAATGGTTGGGCTGGG
The sequence above is drawn from the Hymenobacter baengnokdamensis genome and encodes:
- a CDS encoding M61 family metallopeptidase: MTYYHVSFENPLTFYLQVQLMVEVPAEATGPLALQLPAWRPGRYEIQNFGQKIQHMEFSDAETDELLPYRKVTKDRWEVSGAAGRSVRARYNFYAHQMDAGGSWLDATQLYLNPVQALLYAEGQQELPCQLTLDLPANWRLACGLPQTLPNTLQAASFDQLADAPLIASPTIQHEQYEAGGLPFHVWAQGDEAVVNWPRLLADFKAFSEEQLTLFGGFPVTEYHFLNQFLPYKHYHGVEHHNSTVIVLGPAEQLMQETLYKELLGVSCHELFHTWNIKAIRPAEMQPYDYSRENYFRTCYIAEGITTYYGEYLLARSHVRTPEQYFEELNTVLHKHYADAGGHNLSLADASMDLWLDGYKPGVPDRKVSVYHKGALAALLLDLTLRQLHGHARSLDDVMRRLYEEFGQTGKGYTDEDYVRVVTEVAGRKMQVYFDKFINGTAPLQEPLDKALHTVGCQLVAYESTSAAEGKFGFRTVVKNERTEVTYIWPGSPAAAALTVDDELVAINGRRVDMNLQSLLSTDAPHYEVAVFRQNRLLLVELAAQPGLSFGPRYAVEKLAEADEAQKAGFSKWLGWDFKPQI